In a single window of the Rhizoctonia solani chromosome 16, complete sequence genome:
- a CDS encoding splicing factor 3A subunit 1, with protein sequence MNAGMDSQVNAMIEDAVASASQQNPLQGGDTSLPKLGAAKFATGMIYPPPDIRTIIDRTATFVARSANPVQFEDKIRESQRNEPKFSFLNSADPYHAYYRHQIQRVEDGVEEPEVVPVKKDAPQETVLQIQAPPKEPPPHDFVFDAPQVSAVDLDIIRLTALYTARRGRPFLNALMAREARNFQFDFLRPNHSLFSYFNNLVEQYTRVLRPPKELLAKIALHATPEGKWDMLAEARERATYERWRREREKKKEDDQEAERIAFAEIDWHDYHVVQTIEFTAADATSDLPPPMSIAEVENMTLAQKRMAAQIMEATAPDVEAYRAANAQPEEDLMLEDLGADGFSAMGANADDEEVRERKRREAEEREREEARAREMQNGTNAPMKIRKDYVPKTLAAKAASKQIMTTCTICGQQVPESELAEHRRIELLDPKWKSQRDTLEMRRAQASELQGGANVVTSLRDLARTRTDIFGAEAEEEARKKEAAEEQARRREREKVVWDGHTASKAGTLDKFQSNANLEEQIAAIHKAKLGIGAATGHTIGPTAGPSGVSTLPINPSLPANPTTLPPPPMDPAGVYSAGATVFAAPQPLPPPHPSLPAMPTFAMSPPGIHPSRLAAMGMPGAPSPVAGVVRSADEMNGGDGMQQAAPKRPRVEKLPEGRYYTEQDWQNLHNNEPVSINVQLPNHPENPEWKMNGQVVTVPDLPLTLLISTLRDRVQHIVGSSLGASWMRFSYNGKPLTNNQTLASYNLGEGDLIVLDVRKKK encoded by the exons ATGAACGCCGGTATGGACAGCCAGGTCAACGCGATGATAGAAGATGCGGTGGCCTCTGCCAGTCAGCAAAACCCATTACAGGGAGGCGATACTAGCTTGCCCAAGTTAGGCGCGGCCAAGTTCGCCACGGGCATGATCTATCCTCCTCCCGATATTCGAA CCATTATCGACCGCACCGCCACGTTCGTTGCTCGGTCTGCGAATCCGGTTCAGTTTGAGGATAAAATCCGGGAGTCTCAGCGTAATGAACCCAAATTCTCGTTCCTCAACTCGGCCGACCCATACCATGCTTACTACAGGCACCAAATCCAAAGGGTCGAGGATGGCGTAGAAGAGCCCGAGGTCGTCCCGGTCAAGAAGGATGCTCCCCAAGAAACCGTGCTCCAGATTCAAGCACCACCAAAGGAGCCGCCTCCACACGACTTTGTTTTTGATGCCCCCCAAGTTAGCGCTGTCGACTT GGACATCATCAGACTCACAGCATTGTATACTGCCCGTCGTGGTCGCCCATTCCTCAATGCGCTCATGGCGCGCGAGGCCCGAAACTTCCAATTCGATTTTCTACGCCCCAACCATTCGCTCTTTAGCTACTTTAACAACCTCGTTGAGCAATACACCCGTGTTCTTCGCCCTCCTAAAGAACTGCTCGCCAAAATTGCCCTCCATGCCACGCCAGAAGGAAAATGGGATATGCTTGCCGAGGCGCGCGAACGGGCAACGTACGAAAGATGGCGTAGGGAGAgggaaaagaagaaagaggACGATCAGGAGGCTGAGCGCA TCGCGTTTGCCGAGATTGATTGGCATGACTATCATGTTGTTCAGACGATTGAGTTCACCGCAGCCGACGCGACCTCCGATCTCCCACCTCCAATGAGTATTGCCGAGGTGGAGAACATGACCCTCGCCCAAAAACGTATGGCTGCCCAAATTATGGAGGCCACTGCCCCTGACGTGGAAGCATACCGTGCGGCGAATGCCCAACCCGAGGAAGATCTCATGTTGGAGGACTTGGGAGCCGATGGGTTCTCAGCGATGGGTGCAAACGCCGATGACGAAGAGGTGCGGGAAAGGAAGCGAAGGGAGGCAGAGGAGAGGGAGAGAGAAGAGGCTCGTGCACGCGAGATGCAAAATGGTACAAATGCACCTATGAAGATTCGCAAGGACTACGTGCCAAAGA CCCTTGCAGCCAAGGCGGCATCAAAGCAAATCATGACAACCTGTACTATTTGCGGTCAACAAGTTCCCGAATCCGAGCTTGCAGAGCACAGACGTATCGAACTTTTGGATCCCAAATGGAAGTCCCAACGCGATACTTTGGAGATGCGCCGTGCTCAAGCCAGCGAGCTTCAAGGAG GTGCGAATGTTGTTACTTCCCTTCGCGATTTGGCACGCACCCGTACCGATATTTTTGGTGCCGAGGCCGAAGAAGAGGCGCGCAAAAAGGAGGCCGCAGAAGAGCAAGCGCGCCGACGCGAACGCGAAAAGGTCGTTTGGGACGGTCACACCGCATCCAAGGCTGGTACTCTTGATAAGTTCCAGTCCAACGCGAATCTGGAGGAACAGATCGCGGCCATTCACAAGGCTAAGCTCGGTATTGGCGC GGCTACCGGGCACACGATCGGGCCCACAGCAGGCCCTTCGGGGGTTAGCACGCTACCCATCAACCCATCACTGCCCGCTAATCCAACAACGCTCCCACCTCCCCCAATGGATCCAGCGGGCGTCTATTCGGCGGGCGCGACCGTCTTTGCAGCACCCCAGCCACTGCCACCCCCGCACCCCTCCTTACCAGCAATGCCCACGTTCGCGATGTCTCCGCCGGGCATCCACCCGAGCCGGCTGGCCGCGATGGGCATGCCTGGAGCACCCTCACCTGTCGCAGGTGTAGTACGCAGTGCGGACGAGATGAACGGGGGCGATGGTATGCAACAAGCTGCACCCAAACGACCTCGAGTCGAGAAGCTACCAGAGGGACGGTACTATACTGAACAAGATTGGCAGAACTTGCACAAC AACGAGCCGGTATCGATTAACGTTCAACTCCCGAACCACCCCGAAAATCCGGAGTGGAAGATGAATGGACAGGTGGTCACTGTGCCTGACTTGCCCCTTACACTCCTCATTTCTACCTTGCGTGACCGGGTACAACATATAGTCGGAAGCTCTCTCGGTGCAAGCTGGATGCGGTTCAGCTACAACGGGAAGCCTTTGACCAATAACCAGACACTCGCGAGCTACAACCTTGGGGAAGGAGACCTCATCGTCCTGGACGTGCGGAAAAAGAAGTAG